The following are encoded together in the Triticum dicoccoides isolate Atlit2015 ecotype Zavitan chromosome 6B, WEW_v2.0, whole genome shotgun sequence genome:
- the LOC119322101 gene encoding serpin-Z2A-like has product MELTPAYLRTAAESYKAEIRAVDFAQEGSREKTRKEINEWAAAETDNLIPEILPEGSLSDGSRLVLTNTIYFKGVWESRFPEALTEHRTFHRLGGASAAIIVPFMTFYPGLHGLFVSYHKDFDVLKLPYKTGSDATARYSMCVFLPHTRGGLRAMTSALAARGSLLDHVPKHTIKVTKLLLPKFKLSFFCRLAEVLESLGLRQAFSEEADLSGLVERSVCDVRLDEVFHKAVVEVNEEGTKAAACTAVSGRRKQCAMRVTAREFVADHPFAFYIVEEVSGAVVFAGHVLDPSSSSQ; this is encoded by the exons ATGGAGCTCACGCCGGCCTACCTCCGCACCGCCGCCGAGTCCTACAAGGCTGAGATACGCGCCGTCGACTTCGCTCAG GAAGGCAGCAGGGAGAAAACGAGGAAGGAGATCAACGAGTGGGCGGCGGCGGAGACGGACAATCTCATCCCGGAGATCCTGCCGGAGGGGTCACTGTCCGACGGCTCGAGGCTCGTGCTCACCAACACCATCTACTTCAAGGGCGTGTGGGAGAGCCGCTTCCCCGAGGCCCTCACCGAGCACCGCACGTTCCACCGCCTGGGCGGCGCCAGCGCCGCCATCATCGTCCCCTTCATGACCTTTTATCCGGGACTGCACGGCCTCTTCGTCTCCTACCACAAGGACTTCGACGTGCTCAAGCTCCCCTACAAGACCGGCAGCGACGCCACGGCCCGGTACTCGATGTGCGTGTTCCTCCCGCACACGCGTGGCGGGCTGCGCGCCATGACCAGCGCTCTGGCAGCCCGCGGCTCCCTGCTCGACCACGTGCCGAAGCATACGATCAAGGTGACTAAGCTCCTGCTGCCCAAGTTCAAGCTCTCCTTCTTCTGCCGCCTCGCCGAGGTGCTCGAGAGCCTGGGACTCCGGCAGGCGTTCAGCGAGGAGGCCGATCTGTCCGGCCTGGTGGAGAGGAGCGTCTGCGACGTGCGCTTGGACGAGGTGTTCCATAAGGCGGTCGTTGAGGTGAACGAGGAGGGCACCAAGGCGGCGGCCTGCACCGCCGTCAGTGGCCGCAGGAAGCAGTGTGCAATGAGGGTGACTGCGAGGGAGTTCGTCGCCGACCACCCGTTCGCGTTTTATATAGTGGAGGAGGTGTCCGGGGCCGTGGTCTTTGCCGGCCATGTCCTTGACCCTTCTTCTAGCTCACAGTAG